The following coding sequences are from one Arachis hypogaea cultivar Tifrunner chromosome 7, arahy.Tifrunner.gnm2.J5K5, whole genome shotgun sequence window:
- the LOC112701780 gene encoding fructose-bisphosphate aldolase, cytoplasmic isozyme 1 produces MSAFVGKYADELIKNAKYIATPGKGILAADESTGTIGKRLASINVENIEANRQALRELLFTSPNALPYLSGVILFEETLYQKTSDGKPFVEVLQENNVIPGIKVDKGVVELAGTNGETTTQGFDSLGARCQQYYKAGARFAKWRAVLKIGPTEPSELSIQQNAQGLARYAIICQENGLVPIVEPEILTDGNHDIAKCAAVTETVLAAVYKALNDHHVLLEGTLLKPNMVTPGSDSPKVPPAVIAEHTVTALRRTVPSAVPGIVFLSGGQSEEEATLNLDAMNKLEVLKPWTLSFSFGRALQQSTLKTWAGKKDNITKAQVAFLARCKANSEATLGKYGGGSGTGLASESLFVKGYKY; encoded by the exons ATGTCTGCCTTTGTTGGAAAGTATGCAG ATGAGCTTATCAAGAATGCCAAGTACATAGCCACACCAGGGAAGGGAATCTTAGCAGCAGATGAGAGCACAGGCACCATTGGCAAGCGGCTTGCAAGCATCAATGTTGAGAACATTGAGGCCAACCGCCAAGCGCTGCGCGAGCTCCTCTTCACCTCCCCAAATGCCCTCCCATACCTCTCTGGCGTCATCCTCTTCGAGGAGACTCTCTACCAAAAGACTTCTGATGGAAAGCCTTTTGTTGAGGTCCTCCAAGAGAACAATGTCATCCCAGGCATCAAGGTGGACAAGGGTGTTGTGGAATTGGCCGGAACAAATGGCGAAACCACCACTCAAGGCTTTGACTCTCTTGGTGCAAG GTGCCAGCAATACTACAAGGCCGGTGCACGATTTGCCAAGTGGCGTGCCGTGCTGAAGATAGGCCCAACCGAGCCTTCTGAGCTGTCCATCCAGCAGAATGCACAGGGATTGGCTCGCTACGCCATAATTTGTCAGGAGAATGGGCTTGTCCCCATTGTTGAACCTGAGATTCTGACTGATGGGAATCATGACATAGCTAAGTGTGCTGCTGTTACTGAAACTGTTCTTGCTGCTGTTTACAAGGCACTCAATGAtcatcatgttcttcttgagggaaCCCTCCTCAAGCCCAACATGGTTACCCCTGGCTCTGATAGCCCAAAG GTTCCCCCAGCAGTGATTGCTGAGCACACAGTCACTGCACTGCGCAGAACCGTCCCATCGGCGGTACCAGGGATTGTGTTCTTGTCTGGTGGACAAAGTGAAGAGGAGGCTACATTGAACCTTGATGCAATGAACAAGTTGGAGGTGCTGAAGCCATGGACTCTGTCATTCTCATTTGGAAGAGCACTGCAGCAAAGCACACTCAAAACATGGGCCGGGAAGAAGGACAACATCACGAAAGCCCAAGTGGCGTTCTTGGCTCGGTGCAAGGCGAATTCGGAGGCTACTCTTGGCAAGTATGGTGGTGGAAGTGGAACTGGTTTGGCTTCTGAGAGCTTGTTTGTAAAGGGCTACAAGTATTAG
- the LOC112703851 gene encoding BTB/POZ domain-containing protein At1g55760, which produces MSIGSCQAFINYLYGVIEDEEFFKHRLELLHAANKYDICDLRDVCSESLAEDIDSSNVLERLQDSYLYQLPKLKLHCMQYLVKFGRIFDIKDDFDAFLQTVDKDLVIQLLGEVLSVWKGS; this is translated from the coding sequence ATGTCAATAGGATCTTGTCAAGCATTCATAAACTATCTTTATGGTGTCATTGAAGATGAAGAATTTTTCAAGCATAGATTGGAGCTTCTTCATGCGGCAAACAAATATGACATTTGTGATTTAAGAGATGTATGCAGTGAGAGCCTTGCAGAGGATATTGATTCAAGCAATGTTCTTGAGAGGCTTCAGGATTCATATCTGTATCAATTGCCAAAGCTGAAGCTTCATTGCATGCAATATCTTGTCAAGTTTGGAAGGATATTTGACATTAAAGATGATTTCGATGCATTCTTGCAAACTGTAGATAAGGATTTGGTTATTCAACTCCTTGGTGAAGTTCTTAGTGTCTGGAAAGGATCTTAA
- the LOC112701781 gene encoding uncharacterized protein At1g08160 produces MLALPPPPSKQQIIRNQSSLESLENNRPNKKLWQPRSQRTKPVIWCFAGLCLIFSLLLIFFGIVILIFYLAIKPRNPTFDIPNASLNVVYYDSTQYLNGDFILLANFSNPNKRIDVKFESLDIELFFSNRLISNRTMNPFMQKPKETRLQTVNLISKLVFLPQDVGVKLQRQVESNKVSYYVRGTFKVKFNIGLIHLSYWLNSICEIEMTGPPAGVLVSRQCITSRR; encoded by the coding sequence ATGCTAGCCCTTCCACCACCCCCTTCAAAACAACAAATAATAAGGAATCAAAGTTCCTTAGAATCACTTGAAAACAATAGGCCAAATAAAAAACTATGGCAACCAAGAAGTCAAAGGACAAAACCAGTTATATGGTGTTTTGCAGGGTTATGTCTCATATTCAGCCTTCTACTAATCTTCTTTGGAATTGTTATATTGATATTCTACTTAGCAATCAAACCAAGAAACCCCACATTTGATATTCCAAATGCAAGCCTCAATGTTGTGTACTATGACTCAACACAATACTTGAATGGTGACTTCATTCTCCTTGCAAATTTCTCAAACCCCAACAAGAGAATTGATGTAAAGTTTGAGTCTTTGGACATTGAACTCTTCTTCTCCAACCGGCTCATATCGAATCGGACGATGAATCCTTTCATGCAGAAGCCAAAGGAGACAAGGCTGCAAACTGTGAACTTGATTTCCAAGTTGGTTTTTCTGCCTCAAGATGTTGGTGTGAAGCTTCAAAGGCAAGTTGAGAGCAACAAAGTAAGCTACTATGTAAGAGGGACATTTAAGGTGAAGTTCAACATTGGTTTGATCCATTTATCTTATTGGTTGAATAGCATATGTGAGATTGAGATGACAGGTCCACCAGCTGGTGTTCTAGTTTCAAGACAATGCATAACTTCAAGGAGATGA